One stretch of Patescibacteria group bacterium DNA includes these proteins:
- a CDS encoding site-2 protease family protein, with amino-acid sequence MDFAIGTLLPIGIAVAALLISLTVHEFSHALVAYLQGDETAYQAGRLTLNPIAHIDPMGTIFLPGLLLIAGSPVMFGWAKPVPFNPLNLRNVRTGPLLVGLAGPLSNILMCVVFAIALKFALGVYDPSNYLILFFANLMVMNFVLGVFNLIPIPPLDGSRILTTLLPNHLMYIADFLEQYGNYIIIFLLIINATVYPFFGIFLEKGIGLITQVLDIPL; translated from the coding sequence ATGGATTTTGCAATAGGGACACTCTTGCCAATTGGCATAGCTGTTGCAGCGCTCCTCATCAGCCTCACCGTGCACGAGTTTTCCCATGCGCTTGTGGCGTATCTCCAGGGAGACGAAACCGCCTATCAAGCGGGGCGTCTGACGCTCAACCCCATCGCACATATTGATCCTATGGGCACCATTTTTTTGCCAGGTTTGTTGCTGATTGCCGGTTCACCCGTGATGTTTGGTTGGGCAAAGCCGGTTCCGTTCAACCCGCTCAACTTACGCAATGTCCGCACCGGACCGCTCCTCGTTGGTTTAGCGGGGCCGCTTTCTAATATCCTGATGTGTGTTGTATTTGCCATTGCGCTGAAATTCGCACTTGGGGTGTATGATCCGTCAAATTATCTCATTTTGTTTTTTGCCAATCTCATGGTTATGAACTTCGTACTCGGCGTATTCAATCTCATTCCCATCCCGCCGCTCGATGGATCACGGATTCTTACTACGCTTCTGCCGAATCATCTGATGTATATTGCAGACTTTTTGGAACAGTATGGAAATTATATCATCATTTTTTTACTGATCATCAACGCAACCGTGTATCCGTTTTTTGGCATTTTTTTGGAGAAAGGCATTGGGCTGATAACGCAAGTACTGGATATCCCACTGTAG